The following proteins come from a genomic window of Deltaproteobacteria bacterium CG2_30_66_27:
- a CDS encoding ammonia channel protein: MNTGDTAWLLVSAALVMFMTPGLALFYGGMVRRKNILGTIVQSLVLIGLISVEWALVGYSFAFGPDHGGIIGDLSWVGLSGVGLAPFKEYAATVPHQAFMVYQMMFAVITPALITGAFAERFRFSVFLVFSLLWALLVYNPVAHWVWGIGGWIRNMGALDFAGGTVVHITSGVSALAAALVVGRRKGFGADNMAPHNLPMTVTGAAILWFGWFGFNAGSALSAGELATSAFVATHLAAASATLSWVFVEWLHRRKPTVLGAASGCVAGLVAITPGSGFVTPLSAMAIGLAAGAVCYGAVMMKGRLGYDDALDVVGVHCVGGTFGALATGLLATTAVNAGGANGLFYGNAKLLAVQAVAVAAVLVYSFVVTYGLLKALDKLVGLRVSREDEMMGLDLSEHGEAGYNW, encoded by the coding sequence ATGAATACGGGAGACACCGCCTGGCTGCTCGTGTCCGCGGCACTGGTCATGTTCATGACGCCGGGGCTCGCGCTGTTCTATGGGGGGATGGTCCGCAGGAAGAACATCCTGGGGACGATCGTCCAATCGCTCGTTCTCATCGGCCTGATCAGCGTCGAGTGGGCGCTGGTCGGCTACAGCTTCGCCTTCGGGCCCGATCACGGGGGGATCATCGGCGACCTCTCCTGGGTCGGTCTCTCGGGGGTCGGGCTCGCGCCGTTCAAGGAGTACGCGGCGACGGTTCCCCACCAGGCCTTCATGGTCTACCAGATGATGTTCGCCGTCATCACCCCGGCGCTGATCACCGGGGCGTTCGCGGAGCGGTTCCGTTTCTCGGTTTTCCTCGTGTTCAGCTTGCTGTGGGCCTTGCTGGTGTATAACCCCGTCGCCCACTGGGTGTGGGGGATCGGGGGATGGATCCGGAACATGGGCGCCCTCGACTTCGCCGGGGGCACGGTCGTCCACATCACCTCCGGGGTCTCGGCGTTGGCGGCGGCTCTGGTCGTGGGGAGACGGAAGGGATTCGGGGCGGACAACATGGCGCCGCACAACCTGCCGATGACGGTGACCGGCGCCGCCATCCTCTGGTTCGGGTGGTTCGGCTTCAACGCCGGGAGCGCCCTCTCGGCGGGCGAGCTCGCCACGAGCGCCTTCGTGGCCACCCACCTGGCGGCGGCGTCCGCGACCTTGTCGTGGGTCTTCGTGGAGTGGCTTCACCGTCGCAAGCCCACCGTGCTCGGCGCCGCCTCGGGATGCGTGGCCGGGCTGGTGGCGATCACGCCCGGTTCGGGGTTCGTCACGCCGCTTTCGGCGATGGCGATCGGCTTGGCGGCGGGGGCGGTCTGCTACGGCGCCGTGATGATGAAAGGGCGCCTCGGGTACGACGACGCCCTCGACGTCGTCGGCGTCCACTGCGTGGGGGGGACGTTCGGCGCCCTGGCCACGGGGTTGCTCGCGACCACGGCGGTCAACGCGGGCGGGGCGAACGGCCTCTTCTACGGGAACGCGAAGCTGCTCGCGGTCCAGGCGGTGGCGGTGGCCGCCGTGCTGGTCTACTCCTTCGTCGTGACGTACGGGCTGCTCAAGGCGCTCGACAAGCTCGTGGGGCTCCGCGTCTCGCGGGAAGACGAGATGATGGGGCTGGACCTCTCGGAGCACGGCGAGGCGGGGTACAACTGGTAG
- a CDS encoding CO dehydrogenase/CO-methylating acetyl-CoA synthase complex subunit beta, protein MHEPLFAACLRGAGTVVGLARMALDAARYRRGKDASLAYPDTAYELPVAFGLTDLRVATLADAGKVLDLAGTLVRHGATAENALDAGAATLLAADVLGALSHENGNPHPHPAVGFVPDSTLRKLGIYLVDGSVPGVAVVIGKATDPAVAAAMVRQFQEIGLLVFLAGDVVSQLDAQGVKLGEDFKTFPLGPLPAVIHAVNFAVRAGLTFGGIGRGQGAAMLSYLGNRVKAFVCALGPLDDVTLAIAAGAMKAGLTVLSDQPVPEIPGLLLSRPAGDEMVRAGMEARGIKVKMVKVPIPIAFGPAFEGERIRKADTHVEFGGGRSVAYELVRSAPTEEVRDREIVVDGPDLRGLPKGSVLPLGIVVRVAGARMQHDFESVLERRIHRIVNYGEGTMHVAQRDTTWIRVSTEAVGKGFSLADLGLMLYAKLHADFENIVDKVSVSITTRLEDVQAGLAGARASYAQRDARARTLTDDAVSEFYSCTLCQSFAPNHVCIVSPERLGLCGAINWLDGKAGFEITPTGPNQPVQKGAVRDAVKGSFDGVNAFVRENSRNTVTEMNLYSIMESPMTSCGCFECVLAIIPEANGVMAVNREFAGQETPCGMGFSTLAGSVGGGVQTPGFMGVGKHYLLSKKFLGAEGGLARVVWMPREMKEYLGPLLRERATEIGMPGLVDQIADETVAVTPDALVAHLEKVGHPALKLPPLL, encoded by the coding sequence ATGCACGAACCGTTGTTTGCCGCCTGCCTGCGTGGCGCCGGGACCGTCGTCGGTCTCGCCCGGATGGCCCTTGACGCCGCCCGGTACCGGCGCGGGAAAGACGCATCGCTCGCGTACCCCGACACCGCCTACGAGCTGCCGGTCGCCTTCGGGCTGACCGACCTTCGGGTGGCGACCCTCGCCGACGCGGGGAAGGTGCTCGACCTCGCGGGGACGCTCGTGAGACACGGCGCCACCGCGGAAAACGCGCTCGACGCCGGGGCGGCCACGCTCCTGGCGGCGGACGTGCTCGGGGCGCTCTCCCACGAAAACGGAAACCCGCACCCGCACCCCGCGGTCGGCTTCGTCCCCGATTCCACCCTTCGCAAGCTCGGGATCTACCTCGTGGACGGCTCCGTTCCCGGGGTCGCCGTGGTGATCGGGAAGGCGACGGACCCCGCGGTCGCCGCGGCGATGGTCCGTCAGTTCCAGGAGATCGGGCTCCTCGTCTTCCTCGCCGGGGACGTGGTCTCGCAGCTCGACGCGCAGGGCGTGAAGCTCGGGGAGGATTTCAAAACGTTCCCGCTGGGGCCGCTCCCCGCGGTGATCCACGCCGTCAACTTCGCCGTCCGCGCCGGGCTCACCTTCGGCGGGATCGGCCGCGGCCAGGGAGCCGCGATGCTCTCCTACCTCGGCAACCGCGTGAAGGCGTTCGTGTGCGCCCTCGGGCCCCTCGACGACGTCACCCTGGCGATCGCCGCCGGCGCGATGAAGGCGGGCCTCACGGTCCTGTCCGACCAGCCCGTGCCGGAGATCCCCGGTCTGCTCCTCTCTCGCCCCGCGGGCGACGAAATGGTCCGCGCGGGGATGGAGGCGCGGGGGATCAAGGTGAAGATGGTCAAGGTGCCGATCCCCATCGCCTTCGGTCCCGCCTTCGAGGGAGAGCGCATTCGGAAGGCCGACACGCACGTCGAGTTCGGCGGCGGTCGCTCCGTGGCGTACGAACTCGTCCGCAGCGCCCCAACGGAAGAGGTGCGCGACCGGGAGATCGTCGTGGACGGCCCCGATCTCCGGGGGCTTCCGAAAGGGAGCGTCCTCCCGCTGGGGATCGTCGTCCGGGTCGCCGGCGCCCGGATGCAGCACGACTTCGAATCGGTCCTCGAGCGCCGCATCCACCGGATCGTCAATTACGGCGAGGGGACGATGCACGTCGCCCAGCGGGACACCACGTGGATCCGCGTCTCGACGGAGGCGGTCGGGAAGGGATTCTCCCTCGCGGACCTCGGCCTCATGCTCTACGCCAAGCTGCACGCGGACTTCGAGAACATCGTGGACAAGGTGTCGGTGTCGATCACGACCCGGCTGGAGGATGTGCAGGCGGGGTTGGCCGGGGCGCGGGCGTCTTATGCCCAGCGGGACGCGCGGGCGCGCACGCTGACCGACGACGCCGTCTCCGAGTTCTACTCCTGCACCCTGTGCCAGTCGTTCGCCCCCAACCACGTCTGCATCGTCTCCCCCGAGCGCCTCGGGCTGTGCGGAGCGATCAACTGGCTCGACGGGAAGGCGGGGTTCGAGATCACCCCGACCGGCCCCAACCAGCCGGTGCAAAAAGGTGCGGTCCGCGACGCGGTGAAGGGATCGTTCGACGGCGTGAACGCGTTCGTCCGGGAGAATTCGCGCAACACCGTGACCGAAATGAACCTCTACTCCATCATGGAGTCGCCGATGACCTCGTGCGGCTGCTTCGAATGCGTCCTCGCGATCATTCCCGAGGCGAACGGCGTGATGGCGGTCAACCGCGAGTTCGCCGGGCAGGAGACGCCGTGCGGGATGGGGTTCTCCACCCTGGCCGGTTCCGTCGGCGGCGGCGTGCAGACCCCGGGCTTCATGGGCGTGGGCAAACATTACCTGCTGAGCAAAAAATTCCTCGGGGCCGAGGGAGGCCTCGCGCGCGTGGTCTGGATGCCCCGGGAGATGAAGGAGTACCTCGGGCCGCTCCTGCGGGAGCGGGCGACGGAGATCGGGATGCCCGGCCTCGTCGATCAGATCGCGGACGAAACGGTCGCGGTGACGCCCGACGCGCTCGTCGCGCACCTCGAGAAGGTGGGACACCCCGCCCTCAAGCTCCCTCCCCTGCTGTGA